The genomic window AGGATCGGGAACTGGTTGCGCGCGCCGAGGAGGTGCGGGGCAACGCTTACGCGCCCTATTCCGATTTCCTGGTGGGCGCGGCCGTTCGTGATGCCGAGGGCCGGATCTTCACTGGTGCGAACCTCGAGAACGCGTCTTACGGCGTGACGGTGTGCGCCGAGGTGTCGGCGTTGGCGGCGGCAAGCAGCGCCGGTTGTCGTTCTGTTACTACGATCGCGATCGCAGGCGGGCCGCGGCGTCCTGCTGAAGGGCTGGAATCGGGCAAACTGACGATGCCTTGCGGCCGCTGCCGCCAAT from Deltaproteobacteria bacterium includes these protein-coding regions:
- a CDS encoding cytidine deaminase, which codes for MDRLVITQLSPQDRELVARAEEVRGNAYAPYSDFLVGAAVRDAEGRIFTGANLENASYGVTVCAEVSALAAASSAGCRSVTTIAIAGGPRRPAEGLESGKLTMPCGRCRQLIFEAADVAGVDVKVIAVAQGGQLAGVTTIGALLPAAFGPADLAPPSDAAA